A section of the Delphinus delphis chromosome 1, mDelDel1.2, whole genome shotgun sequence genome encodes:
- the ZBTB8A gene encoding zinc finger and BTB domain-containing protein 8A produces MEISSHQSHLLQQLNEQRRQDVFCDCSILVEGKVFKAHRNVLFASSGYFKMLLSQNSKETSQPTTATFQAFSPDTFTVILDFVYSGKLSLTGQNVIEVMSAASFLQMTDVISVCKTFIKSSLDISEKEKDRYFSLSDKNASSDGIERSSFYSGGWQDESSSPHSHLSPDQGTGISGKSWSKYNYHPASQRNTQQPLAKHEQRKDSIKKSKHLRLSQPSEMAHYKSSKREARTSDSSSHISQSEEQAQMDAEMDSTPVGYQYGQGSDVTSRSFPDDLPRMRFKCPYCTHVVKRKADLKRHLRCHTGERPYPCQACGKRFSRLDHLSSHFRTIHQACKLICRKCKRHVTDLTGQVVQEGTRRYRLCNECLAEVGIDSLPIDLEAEQHLMSPSDGDKDSRWHLGEDENRSYVEIVEDGSADLVIQQVDDSEEEEEKEIKPNIR; encoded by the exons ATGGAGATCTCCTCTCATCAGTCTCACCTCCTGCAACAACTGAATGAGCAGCGCAGGCAGGATGTATTTTGTGACTGCAGTATTCTGGTTGAAGGAAAGGTCTTTAAAGCCCATCGAAATGTATTATTTGCTAGTAGCGGCTACTTTAAAATGCTTCTTTCCCAGAACTCCAAGGAGACAAGTCAGCCAACCACAGCAACGTTTCAGGCTTTCTCCCCTGACACTTTTACAGTTATCCTGGACTTTGTCTATTCCGGCAAGCTCTCTCTCACAGGTCAGAATGTCATAGAAGTGATGTCCGCTGCTAGCTTCCTTCAGATGACTGATGTCATTAGTGTATGTAAGACCTTTATTAAATCTTCATTAGAcattagtgaaaaagaaaaggatcgcTATTTCAGCCTTTCGGATAAAAATGCCAGTTCTGATGGTATAGAACGCTCCTCTTTTTATAGCGGTGGCTGGCAAGATGAAAGCagttctccacattctcacctaAGCCCAGATCAAGGAACAGGTATAAGTGGGAAATCTTGGAGTAAGTATAATTACCATCCAGCCTCCCAAAGGAATACTCAACAGCCTCTGGCCAAGCATGAACAAAGGAAAGATTCCATTAAAAAATCCAAACATTTGAGGTTGTCACAGCCTTCTGAAATGGCTCATTATAAGTCAAGCAAACGAGAAGCACGAACATCTGATTCTTCCAGCCACATCTCGCAATCTGAAGAACAGGCACAAATGGATGCGGAAATGGACTCTACTCCTGTTGGCTATCAGTATGGTCAAGGATCCGATGTCACATCAAGAAGTTTTCCAG ATGACCTGCCCAGGATGAGGTTCAAGTGCCCGTACTGCACACATGTGGTGAAGCGGAAGGCAGACCTCAAGCGCCACCTTCGTTGTCACACAGGAGAAAGGCCCTATCCCTGTCAAGCTTGTGGGAAAAGATTTAGCCGGCTAGACCATCTAAGTAGCCATTTTCGAACA ATTCACCAGGCATGCAAACTCATCTGCAGAAAATGCAAACGCCATGTGACTGATCTAACAGGTCAAGTGGTACAGGAAGGAACCAGGCGCTACAGACTCTGTAATGAGTGCCTTGCTGAAGTTGGCATAGACAGCCTCCCCATTGATTTGGAAGCTGAACAGCATCTTATGTCCCCATCAGATGGAGATAAGGATTCCAGATGGCACTTGGGTGAGGATGAGAATAGATCATACGTGGAGATTGTAGAGGATGGGTCTGCTGATCTGGTCATACAACAGGTTGATGAtagtgaagaagaagaagaaaaggaaataaagcccAACATCAGGTAG
- the ZBTB8OS gene encoding protein archease isoform X4 produces MAMFGYMTDTGTVEPLQATEVETQGDDLQSLLFHFLNEWLYKFSADEFFIAREVKVLNIDQRNFKLRSIGWGEEFSLSKHPQGTEVKAITYSAMQVYNEEKPEVFVIIDI; encoded by the exons ATGGCCATGTTTGGTTATATGACAGATACTGGGACAGTGGAGCCCCTCCAAGCAACAGAAGTAGAAACCCAAG GAGATGACTTACAATCTCTTCTGTTTCACTTTTTGAATGAATGGCTTTATAAATTCAGTGCTGATGAATTCTTCATAGCCCGG gaagTAAAAGTACTTAATATTGATCAAAGAAATTTCAAATTACGGTCAATTGG GTGGGGAGAAGAATTCTCATTGTCCAAGCACCCTCAG GGAACTGAAGTCAAGGCAATAACATATTCAGCAATGCAGGTCTATAATGAAGAGAAGCCAGAAGTTTTTGTGATCATTGACAtttaa